A genomic region of Catalinimonas niigatensis contains the following coding sequences:
- a CDS encoding sugar phosphate isomerase/epimerase family protein: protein MITFIRLLLLLLLATPLHAQQRPDNPFFVFNNGVKDEKYNTAEEQVQLLLDNGYDGMEKEGLDNLDEVLKELQQNDLRLFTIYVNVDLDNPDQPYDPRLEDVFKKIQGTGAMPWLYVTGSKFPSSSPEYDEIAIPILQQIADMAQQYDTRVMLYPHMYYWIECIEDAMRVAAEVNRPNLGYTFNLCHFLAHKNREDIDPVRAYPALAKQAMPKLFAISLNGADVHASGPDNIWKSYIQPLGEGNFDTYQFLKTFIDLGFEGPVGLQCYNIQKDKALHLQKSMQTWKHYQEKLFSSR from the coding sequence ATGATCACTTTCATTCGGTTATTACTCTTGCTCCTGCTCGCTACTCCTCTTCACGCCCAACAGCGTCCTGACAATCCTTTTTTTGTATTTAACAATGGTGTAAAAGATGAAAAATATAATACGGCAGAAGAACAGGTACAGTTGCTGCTGGACAATGGCTACGATGGAATGGAAAAAGAAGGATTGGACAATCTGGATGAAGTGTTAAAAGAGCTACAGCAGAATGATCTCAGGCTTTTCACAATCTATGTCAATGTAGATCTGGACAATCCTGATCAGCCTTATGATCCCCGGCTGGAAGATGTGTTCAAGAAGATTCAAGGTACAGGCGCTATGCCCTGGTTATATGTTACCGGCAGTAAATTTCCTTCTTCTTCTCCTGAGTACGATGAAATTGCCATACCGATTTTACAGCAGATTGCCGACATGGCTCAGCAATATGATACCAGAGTGATGCTCTACCCACACATGTATTATTGGATAGAATGCATTGAAGACGCCATGCGTGTAGCAGCAGAAGTAAACCGTCCTAATCTGGGCTATACTTTCAATCTGTGTCATTTCCTGGCCCATAAAAACAGGGAGGATATAGATCCTGTGCGGGCTTATCCTGCGCTGGCAAAGCAGGCTATGCCTAAACTTTTTGCCATCAGCCTCAACGGTGCTGACGTACATGCGTCTGGTCCCGATAATATCTGGAAATCATATATTCAGCCGCTGGGTGAGGGCAATTTTGATACCTATCAGTTTCTTAAAACATTTATTGATCTGGGCTTTGAAGGACCGGTCGGCTTGCAATGTTATAATATCCAAAAAGATAAAGCGCTTCACCTCCAAAAGTCTATGCAGACCTGGAAGCACTATCAGGAAAAACTTTTTTCATCACGTTAA